A genome region from Triticum aestivum cultivar Chinese Spring chromosome 2B, IWGSC CS RefSeq v2.1, whole genome shotgun sequence includes the following:
- the LOC123041602 gene encoding probable protein phosphatase 2C 42: protein MKNAWQANSGMSTISRDPVLSKTTERGENDRLEYAVSSMQGYRANMEDAHAAVGDLDASTATSFFGVYDGHGGPAVSMFCAKHFHLEVHKHPHFNDSLRIAVESAFFRMDQMMMTEEGRRELSEYSPAYNANTNSTVKDMLLGCACVNMKRRPGAADVGSTACVAVIRGNQIIVGNAGDCRCVLSRNGQATVLTTDHKPNVPAERRRIENAGRSVVLTGGAGRIDGGIAVSRSIGDMRYKSNSRLTPALQALTCSPEIRVENITDETEFLVMACDGVWDVVLNQGLVEIIRNNMKSGMDLGKNCEAILDMCVEPPQPSVDNMTILLVRFKHKTPAAPDPSRADDGPHGKRKSKASMELGVMDNLDKAAPPTASAKAKPRRSF, encoded by the exons ATGAAGAACGCATG GCAGGCAAACTCCGGCATGAGCACAATCAGCAGGGATCCGGTGCTGTCCAAGACCACCGAGAGGGGGGAGAATGACAGGCTCGAGTACGCGGTGTCGTCCATGCAAGGTTACCGCGCGAACATGGAAGATGCC CATGCAGCTGTTGGAGATCTTGATGCTTCCACCGCCACATCGTTCTTTGGTGTTTATGATGGCCATGGAG GACCTGCTGTATCGATGTTCTGTGCGAAACACTTCCATCTTGAGGTCCACAAGCATCCACACTTCAATGACAGCCTGCGTATTGCCGTGGAGAGCGCGTTCTTCAG AATGGATCAGATGATGATGACAGAGGAGGGACGGAGGGAATTATCTGAGTATAGCCCTGCTTATAATGCCAATACGAATTCGACTGTCAAGGATATGTTGCTCGGTTGTGCTTGTGTAAATATGAAG AGACGCCCCGGGGCAGCAGATGTAGGAAGTACCGCTTGTGTGGCTGTCATCAGAGGAAACCAGATCATTGTTGGGAATGCTGGTGATTGCCGCTGCGTGCTCTCAAGGAATGGTCAG GCAACTGTTTTAACCACCGATCACAAACCAAATGTGCCGGCTGAAAGACGGAGAATAGAGAATGCAGGACGGTCTGTTGTACTTACTGGAGGAGCCGGTCGCATCGATGGTGGAATTGCGGTCTCCAGATCGATCG GTGATATGAGGTACAAAAGCAATAGTCGGCTGACCCCTGCACTACAAGCACTGACTTGTTCTCCTGAGATTCGCGTA GAAAACATAACTGATGAAACTGAGTTCCTTGTTATGGCATGTGATGGAGTCTG GGACGTCGTGCTAAACCAGGGCCTGGTTGAAATTATACGAAACAACATGAAATCT ggGATGGACCTTGGGAAGAACTGCGAGGCCATCCTCGACATGTGCGTAGAGCCACCGCAACCGTCGGTCGACAACATGACCATCCTGCTGGTCCGGTTCAAGCACAAGACGCCAGCGGCACCCGACCCGTCCAGAGCCGACGACGGGCCGCACGGCAAGCGCAAGAGCAAGGCCTCCATGGAACTGGGGGTGATGGACAACCTCGACAAGGCTGCGCCGCCTACTGCAAGCGCGAAAGCAAAGCCCCGCAGAAGCTTCTGA